GCACGGGCAGCGAAGAATGAGAATCCGAGCATCGTGAGCGAGAGGCATAGCGCCACTCGTCGTGCCCGGAGGAGATCGAACCAGCCCTGGAGTGAATGGCTCGGCATCGGGCGGCACAGTATGCGACCCATCGCCGCCCGGCAACGATGCGCCGAGCCCGTGCGCTTCACCGTCCGATCTCGCATTCGTTCGTGCTAGTCTCCCGCTGTTCTCGATCGGCTTCCGCTTCTCCCCAGGTGGAAAGGAAGGTCATGCCCGTCCGCGTTCGCCGTCTCGCGCTCACGCTGCTCGTGACCGCCGGGTTGCTGGCCGCATCCGGCATAGCACTCGCACAGGATTCGACCGTCGTGCGCGGCACGATTCCCATGTCCGACCAGCCGGACGTCGCCTACGTCAAGGCCAAGCACTTCTTTCCTCTGTGGCAGGACAAGCTGACGACTGATCAGTTCCGCAAGCTCCCGCCGGCCTACGGCATCATGGCGATCACCAACTGGCTGCAGTCGGATTGGGAGTTCAAGAGCGCGTCGATCGCCCTGGGGGGCTCCAACCCGATCAGTCTCGATGCTGCCGAAGACGCCACCATGCAGCTCGAGATCACGACCACCGGCCTCAAGGGAGACATCTGGGTGCTGCCGTTTCTCGACGTGATGGCGACGTACGGGGATGTCGAGGTCTCCGCTGAGCTGGGACTGCGTGACATCCCGCTCGATTTCGATCCAGGCAGCGGCTTCACCAATGGCGACGCCATCATCCCGATGGAGTTCGACGGCACCTTCTACGGCGTCGGTATCGTGCCCGCGTACGGGTACCGGCACTTCTATTTCGCCGCCGACATGTCCTGGGTCAAGACCAAGCTGTCGGGGAGCGCCGAGCTCGACGCCAGCGGATTCGTGACGTTCACGGCCGCGCCCAAGGTGGGTTACAACGCCGGAATGTCGCAGCTCTACATCGGCGCGCGCTACGTGTCGAAGAACGAGAACTACACCGGCACCGTCACGCTTCCGAGCGGCAACCCGCTGCGCTTCGACGTGGAGATCACAACGGCATCGTGGGCGCCCAACGTCGGCATGCGCACCATCATTCAGAACCATTGGGAAATCATCATGGAGATGGCCGGCGGCCCCCGAGAACAGATGACCTTCGGCGTGGGGTATCGGTGGTGAGCGCCTCGATGGTCCGGCTCTCTGCTCTCGCGGTCCTCGTTGCGGCGTCCTTGTCGCTTCACGCCTGCGCCAGCATTCCGGGGGACACGGGCGAAGAGCAGGCGATCGAGATCGACAGCCTGGTGACGAAGACCTTGGCGGATCTGGAGAAGCAGGATCCCACGACCAAGGATGCGATCGCGCAGTCCGCGGGCTACGTGATCATGAACAACAAGCTCACCAAGATCCCGCTGATCGGGGTCGGCGCCGGTTATGGCGTCGGCATCAACCAGAAGAGCGGCGAGAGGACCTACCTCAAGATGCGGCGTCTCGACCTCGGCATGGGGTGGGGCGCCCGGGCGGTCCGGCCGGTGCTGATCTTCGAGGACGAGAAGAAGTATCTGGAGTACATCGACGGCAACTTCGACGCCTCGCTGGGCGCGGAGGCATCCGCCAAGGCCGGCGAAAAGGGCGCCGCAGGCGGAGGCGCCACCGAGAATACGAAGGAAGGCTACAAGTCCTACCTGATCACCGACACTGGAGTGTCCGCCACGGCCTCGCTGGCGTTCATGCGGGTGAAGAGGATGAAGCTGAAATCGTGAGCTAGCGCGGCGCCGGCCGGTATTCGATGCGGATCCCGAGCAGCCGCATGTCGCTCGCCGGCTGGAAGTAGATGCCCGATTGCGGGCCGCTGAGCGCGACGCCATCCGACTCGCCAAAGCTGAACCCATCGTACGAGCCCGCGATCGACCAATCCGGGGTGAACGAGTAGCCCACCTCGAGGTAGGGCGTCACGCTCTGCCCGGGCTCGAGCGGCGGATTTTCCGAGAAGCCGAGCTCATCGAAGTGCGCATCCTCGTGCGTGGACAGCGTGAACTTGATCCCCGCCGCGGCCTGCCACGGCATCTCTCTGGAATAGCGATGCTCGGCGCCGAGACGCATGGAGACGATCCGATAGTCTTCGACTTGATCCGAGCCGAGATCCCGGCTCCAGAAGTCGAGATCGAGCGCGGTCGTGACCGCAAACTGGGGGGCGAAGTCGATGGCCAGCCGGCCCTGCTGAGTGTTTCCGGTGTAGCGCGTCGTGGACGACACTGGAACGGTCGGTTCGTAGAGCAGGCTGCCTTGGTATTCCACGTCGCCGAAGAAGAACCGTCCCTGGTAGCCGATCGAGACCCCATTGGGGAGCGGCGTCGACAATCCGAGGCGAAGCACCGCGAGCATGCCGCGCTCTTCCACCTCGAGCGGCGCGGTATCCTCGGTCCAGGCGAAGTGCTCGAAGCCTCCGCCGATGTTCCATTCCGCTCGCGCGCTCGAAAGCGGGGATGTCAGGCCGAGGAGAAGGACGGAGACACGAACCCACGAGAGACGCCTGGAATGCCTGGACAGGCTCATGCACCAAGGATCGGCTGCCGGTCGGCCCTGACGCAAGGATGCCCGGGAGCGAAGCACCGGGATTTACCTCACCTGGACGCTCGACCCCGGCACGTCCGCGCGCGGGATGGCGCGGCCCCCGAGGTGCCTGGCCAGGAACTCTTCGACTCGCGCCGAGTAGTCTCTCTGGTTCTCGATCCGGGAGAAACCGTGGCCTTCATCGGGATAGACCAGGAACGTCACCTCCCGTTTGCGATCGCGCAGCACTTTGACGATTCGCTCGGAGGCCTCGAGCTTGCAGCGCGGATCGTTGGCGCCGTGGGCGACGAGCAGCGGCGCGGTGATGGCATCGGCGTGATAGAGAGGTGACAGCCGGCGATTGAGCGCCCTGTCGGCGATCACCTCGCCCATGCGATTGAGCCAGCGCCGGCGTCGCGCCTCCCAGTAGGAGGGGAATCCGCTGATCAGGTGCGCGAGATCCGAGGGACCGACGAAGTCGACGCCGCAGCGGAACCGCTCCGGGGCGAAGGCCAGGGCGCACAGCGCGGCATAGCCGCCGAACGATCCGCCCATGATCGCCATTCGCGTGGAATCGGCGACTCCCTGGCGCGCCACCCACTGAGCGGCATCCACGATGTCGCCCAGCACCTTGCCGTCACCGAACTCGTGATCGCCGGCATTCAGCCAGTCGACGCCGAAGCCCGTGGAGCCACGGAACTGAGGCAGCAGGACCGCATAACCGCGATTCGCGAGCCACTGGACGTCGGGCATGTAGCCCCATTCGTCGCGATACCACGGCCCGCCATGCGGAACGACGACCATGGGCAGATGCTTCGCCGCGACGCCTTTCGGCTTCGCCAGGTAGCAGGGAATCTTCCTGCCGTCGCGGGCCGTGGCGTAGAAGCCTTCGATCGGCACCAACGGAAGCCTGGCGATCGGCGGGTTGGCTTCGAACAGCGGCGTGAGTCGCCGTGTGCGGCGATCGTAGAGCTCGAAGAGGCTGGAGCCGGTGTCCCGCTCCCAGCACACGACCCAGCGACGATCCAGCGTGTCGGTGGAGAGGATCTCGAAGACGCCGCCATGGCGCGAGCCGAGCAACCGGAGATCGGGCGCCACCGAGGAGTCGACCGCGAACCAGGACGGCTTGAGCTCGTTGATGGCGGCGGCGAGGGGACGGCCGTTCCGCGGATCGAGGAGCACCGTGCAATAGCCCTCCGAGCCGGTGAACTTGCCCTGGTTCCAGAGATCCGCCTGAGGGTGATGCGGGACCACGACGCGCTCTCTGGACGTTCCTAGCTCGCTCTCCACGATGCGGCTGGTGTTGGTGCCGATGCCGTTCTGCAGGTAGACCGCGTTGCCGTCCTGGCGAAATCCGATGATGCGCCGGTCGCGGTCCATGCCGGCCACCTTGAAGGGCCAGCGCTGGTGCTCCTTCCAGGTGGTATCGCCACGGTCGCGGTAGAGGATCCGTGTGTCGCTCGTCTTCGGATCGAGCGCCACCGCCGCCCGCACCTGAAAATCCGGGTCCATCGTCCACGTGACGATGTCGCCGGGATTGCGGGTATCGAAGCGGGCCTCGCCGGTCGTCAGGTTCACGCGCCACAGATCGAAGACGCGGGGATCGCGGCGGTTGAGCGCGACCAGCACCTCGTTCGGATGGCGCGGGTGGGTGAAGAACTCCTCGGCCCGCACCTTGGGAAACGGCGTGAGGTCGCGCATCTGCTTCGTGCGTGTGTCGAGCGCCCACAGGTGCCAGTTCTCGTCGCCTTCGCGCTGGCGCAGGGTCAGCAGCGTGTAGCCGTTGCCCGCCCATTCCACGAAGTCGAATCCGTCGCGCTCGTCGAGGAACGAGATGGTGTCACGGCTGCCCAGCGTGACCACTCGTGGCCGCAGCGCGCCCCACGGCGCTCGCTCGAGCCAGACGATCCGCGAGCCGTCGGAGGAGAGCGTCGGCATGATCCGCTCCGGCTCGCCGAACAGCGCCTCGCGAGGGATGAGCGGAGGGAGCTGGCTCTGCGCGCCGGTGGAATGGAACGCCAGAAGAATGCCGAGGAGGACCGGCAGCGTCGCCAAGCCCCTCACGAATCGGACGCAGCGCAGCATCTCGGGAACTTACACCAAGAA
This region of Candidatus Eisenbacteria bacterium genomic DNA includes:
- a CDS encoding prolyl oligopeptidase family serine peptidase; translation: MLRCVRFVRGLATLPVLLGILLAFHSTGAQSQLPPLIPREALFGEPERIMPTLSSDGSRIVWLERAPWGALRPRVVTLGSRDTISFLDERDGFDFVEWAGNGYTLLTLRQREGDENWHLWALDTRTKQMRDLTPFPKVRAEEFFTHPRHPNEVLVALNRRDPRVFDLWRVNLTTGEARFDTRNPGDIVTWTMDPDFQVRAAVALDPKTSDTRILYRDRGDTTWKEHQRWPFKVAGMDRDRRIIGFRQDGNAVYLQNGIGTNTSRIVESELGTSRERVVVPHHPQADLWNQGKFTGSEGYCTVLLDPRNGRPLAAAINELKPSWFAVDSSVAPDLRLLGSRHGGVFEILSTDTLDRRWVVCWERDTGSSLFELYDRRTRRLTPLFEANPPIARLPLVPIEGFYATARDGRKIPCYLAKPKGVAAKHLPMVVVPHGGPWYRDEWGYMPDVQWLANRGYAVLLPQFRGSTGFGVDWLNAGDHEFGDGKVLGDIVDAAQWVARQGVADSTRMAIMGGSFGGYAALCALAFAPERFRCGVDFVGPSDLAHLISGFPSYWEARRRRWLNRMGEVIADRALNRRLSPLYHADAITAPLLVAHGANDPRCKLEASERIVKVLRDRKREVTFLVYPDEGHGFSRIENQRDYSARVEEFLARHLGGRAIPRADVPGSSVQVR